A genomic segment from [Flavobacterium] thermophilum encodes:
- a CDS encoding Uncharacterized iron-regulated membrane protein: MEQTVKAADKQPPMYAAVWRWHFYAGIIFAPFLIILALSSASANRKASSAPLGG; this comes from the coding sequence GTGGAACAAACGGTGAAGGCGGCGGACAAACAGCCGCCGATGTATGCGGCGGTCTGGAGGTGGCATTTCTATGCGGGGATCATCTTTGCGCCGTTTCTGATCATTTTGGCGTTGAGCAGCGCAAGCGCAAACCGAAAGGCGTCCTCGGCGCCCCTAGGCGGGTGA
- the gerE_2 gene encoding Spore germination protein gerE gives MSKELNDHLLRLLHEAADILHRYAAELNREWKRIGEALGKRNARVQEVFSTLCAFVQARLLPYGGEHPANGQLERIAVFHPEMVIFSLNLMENTVHQVLKAHASAAAALHPAVRYLFFKWNEWLLYEVNEQSFKIGGDSSWKKESLWKDAVILFNEWILRAQTFEESAAHICFGFSYFLPFTRCALFQFVNQESTAIGLHGYGVDNGQIQRLRVELDSIPMLKESVGKLKAEVHEFRHFRPIYVPRASEQFPRLYVDPFGLASLVIVPVYVPTEGRMIGGVVLDRGPGRFFSIDRRLFPALMKFGQSAGELLLKLIEAPARKKDEGEHEPLSPREIEVLKLLADGASTSEAAEQLYLSEFTVRDYISSALRKLRAKNRTEAVAKALRLGLIG, from the coding sequence ATGTCGAAGGAATTAAATGATCATTTGCTTCGTTTGCTTCATGAAGCGGCCGACATCTTGCATAGGTATGCGGCGGAATTGAACCGGGAATGGAAGCGGATCGGCGAAGCGCTTGGCAAGCGGAATGCGCGGGTTCAAGAGGTGTTTTCGACGCTGTGCGCATTCGTTCAGGCAAGATTGCTCCCGTACGGGGGTGAACATCCAGCGAATGGGCAGCTCGAACGCATTGCGGTGTTTCATCCGGAGATGGTCATATTTTCCCTGAATTTAATGGAAAATACGGTTCATCAAGTGTTGAAGGCGCATGCGTCAGCGGCTGCTGCGCTGCACCCAGCCGTGCGGTATTTGTTTTTTAAATGGAATGAATGGTTGTTGTATGAAGTGAATGAGCAATCATTCAAAATCGGCGGCGATTCCTCGTGGAAAAAAGAATCCTTGTGGAAAGACGCCGTCATTTTGTTTAACGAATGGATTTTGCGGGCGCAGACGTTTGAGGAATCGGCGGCGCATATTTGTTTTGGTTTTTCCTATTTTCTTCCTTTCACCCGCTGTGCGCTGTTTCAATTTGTCAATCAGGAGAGCACAGCCATCGGCCTGCACGGGTATGGCGTGGACAACGGGCAAATTCAGCGCTTGCGCGTGGAATTGGACAGCATTCCGATGTTGAAAGAAAGTGTGGGGAAATTGAAAGCGGAAGTGCATGAGTTTCGCCATTTTCGTCCGATTTATGTGCCGAGGGCGAGCGAACAGTTTCCGCGCCTGTATGTGGACCCGTTCGGTTTGGCCTCGCTGGTGATCGTTCCGGTGTATGTGCCGACGGAAGGGCGGATGATTGGAGGCGTTGTCCTTGATCGGGGGCCGGGGCGGTTTTTTTCCATCGACCGTCGGTTGTTTCCGGCGTTGATGAAATTTGGCCAAAGCGCGGGGGAATTGTTGTTGAAATTGATCGAAGCGCCGGCGAGAAAAAAGGATGAGGGAGAGCATGAGCCGCTGTCGCCGCGGGAAATCGAGGTGTTGAAGCTGCTCGCTGATGGGGCATCGACATCAGAAGCAGCTGAACAGCTGTATTTAAGCGAATTTACAGTGCGCGACTATATTTCGAGCGCCTTAAGGAAGCTTCGCGCCAAAAATCGGACGGAAGCGGTGGCAAAAGCGCTGCGCCTTGGGTTGATTGGATGA
- the smpB gene encoding SsrA-binding protein, with protein MPKGEGKVIAQNKKAHHDYFIEETYEAGLVLQGTEIKSIRNGRVNLKDSFAKVEKGEVFLHNMHISPYEQGNRYNHDPLRTRKLLLHRREINKLIGYTKEQGYTLVPLKLYIKNGFAKVELGVAKGKKKYDKREDMKRKEAQREIERAFRERQKL; from the coding sequence ATGCCGAAAGGCGAAGGAAAAGTGATCGCCCAAAACAAAAAAGCGCACCACGACTATTTCATCGAAGAAACGTATGAAGCCGGCCTTGTGCTGCAAGGGACGGAAATCAAATCGATCCGCAACGGCCGGGTGAACTTGAAAGATTCGTTCGCCAAAGTGGAAAAAGGGGAAGTGTTTCTCCATAACATGCATATCAGCCCGTATGAACAAGGCAACCGCTACAACCATGATCCGCTGCGGACGAGAAAGCTCCTTTTGCACCGCCGCGAAATCAACAAGCTGATCGGCTATACGAAAGAGCAAGGGTATACGCTCGTGCCGCTGAAATTGTATATTAAAAATGGCTTTGCCAAAGTGGAGCTTGGAGTGGCCAAAGGGAAGAAAAAATACGACAAACGGGAAGACATGAAGCGGAAAGAAGCGCAGCGCGAAATCGAACGGGCGTTTCGCGAGCGGCAAAAGCTGTAG
- the rnr gene encoding Ribonuclease R, with the protein MDHVLAERILTFMRDEAYKPLTVEELEEAFGIEDADGFKEFVKTLVALEEEGLIVRTRSNRYGVPERMNLVRGKVIGHPKGFAFVTPEEPGLDDIFIPPSELKNAMHGDTVLVRVQADSSGARREGTIVRIVERGVKEVVGTYTESKYFGFVIPDDKRIVNDIFIPKHAANGAVEGHKVVVRLTSYPEGRMSAEGEVVRILGHKNDPGVDILSIIYKHGLPLQFPDDVIEHANRVPDVITEQDLEGRRDLRGEMIVTIDGEDAKDLDDAVTVTKLENGNYKLGVHIADVSHYVEEGSPIDREAYERGTSVYLVDRVIPMIPHRLSNGICSLNPKVDRLTLSCEMEITPQGEVVRHDIFQSVIRTTERMTYSDVNKILVDKDEALREKYAPLVPMFELMAELADILRTKRMKRGAIDFDFKEAKVLVDENGKPYDVVLRERSVAERLIEEFMLAANETVAEHFHWLNVPFMYRVHEDPKPEKLQRFLEFITNFGYVVKGTGNQIHPRALQQILEAVRGEPEEMVISTVMLRSMKQARYDAESLGHYGLSTEFYTHFTSPIRRYPDLIVHRLIRTCLINGQMDPETQRKWAEKLPEIAEHASNMERRAVEAERETDDLKKTEFMEDKIGMEFDGIISSVTNFGLFVELPNTIEGLVHVSYLTDDYYRYDERSYAMIGERTGKMYRIGDEITVRVINVNKDERIVDFEVVGMKGRRPPKAKAAPVVIEGKKQKNGKPKAEAKGKTGAGRAAKAKKKKKKKR; encoded by the coding sequence ATGGATCATGTGTTGGCCGAACGCATCTTAACGTTTATGCGCGATGAGGCGTATAAGCCGCTGACGGTCGAAGAGTTGGAAGAAGCGTTTGGCATCGAGGATGCCGATGGATTCAAGGAGTTTGTCAAAACGCTTGTCGCCCTGGAAGAGGAAGGACTCATCGTCCGGACGCGCAGCAACCGCTACGGCGTGCCTGAGCGGATGAATCTCGTGCGCGGCAAGGTGATTGGCCACCCGAAAGGATTCGCGTTTGTCACACCGGAGGAGCCAGGACTGGATGATATTTTCATCCCGCCGTCCGAATTGAAAAACGCGATGCATGGCGACACCGTGCTTGTGCGCGTCCAGGCCGATTCATCGGGGGCGCGCCGTGAAGGGACGATCGTCCGCATTGTGGAGCGCGGGGTGAAAGAAGTCGTCGGCACGTACACCGAAAGCAAATATTTCGGCTTTGTCATCCCGGATGACAAGCGGATCGTCAACGACATTTTCATTCCGAAACACGCCGCGAACGGTGCGGTCGAAGGGCATAAAGTCGTCGTCCGGCTCACCTCGTATCCAGAAGGACGGATGAGCGCTGAAGGGGAAGTCGTCCGAATTCTCGGCCATAAAAACGACCCGGGCGTCGACATTTTGTCGATCATCTATAAGCATGGGCTGCCGCTTCAATTTCCCGATGACGTCATCGAGCATGCGAACCGTGTGCCCGATGTGATTACCGAGCAAGATTTGGAAGGGCGGCGCGATTTGCGCGGCGAGATGATCGTCACCATTGACGGCGAGGATGCGAAAGACTTAGACGATGCGGTGACGGTGACGAAGCTGGAAAACGGCAACTATAAGCTCGGCGTCCACATCGCCGACGTGAGCCATTACGTCGAAGAAGGCTCGCCGATCGACCGCGAGGCGTATGAGCGCGGCACGAGCGTCTATTTGGTCGACCGCGTCATCCCGATGATTCCGCACCGGCTGTCCAACGGCATTTGTTCGCTCAACCCGAAAGTCGACCGGCTGACGCTGTCGTGCGAGATGGAGATCACCCCGCAAGGCGAAGTCGTCCGCCATGACATTTTCCAAAGCGTCATCCGCACGACAGAGCGGATGACGTATTCCGATGTCAATAAAATTTTGGTGGACAAAGACGAAGCCTTGCGGGAAAAATACGCGCCGCTTGTGCCGATGTTTGAGCTGATGGCTGAGCTCGCCGACATTTTGCGCACGAAGCGGATGAAGCGCGGGGCGATCGATTTTGATTTCAAAGAAGCGAAAGTGCTCGTCGATGAAAACGGCAAGCCGTACGATGTCGTCTTGCGCGAGCGGTCGGTCGCCGAGCGGTTGATTGAAGAGTTTATGTTGGCGGCGAACGAAACGGTCGCTGAGCATTTCCATTGGCTGAACGTACCGTTTATGTACCGCGTCCATGAGGATCCAAAGCCGGAAAAACTGCAACGTTTCTTGGAGTTCATCACGAACTTCGGCTATGTCGTGAAAGGAACGGGCAACCAAATCCACCCGCGCGCCCTCCAACAAATTCTCGAAGCGGTGCGCGGCGAGCCGGAAGAAATGGTGATCTCCACCGTCATGCTTCGGTCGATGAAGCAAGCGCGCTATGACGCCGAGAGCCTCGGCCATTATGGGCTGTCGACTGAGTTTTACACCCATTTTACGTCGCCGATCCGCCGCTATCCGGACTTGATCGTCCACCGGCTCATCCGGACCTGCTTGATCAACGGGCAGATGGATCCGGAGACGCAGCGAAAATGGGCGGAAAAGCTGCCGGAGATTGCCGAGCATGCATCCAACATGGAGCGGCGCGCCGTCGAGGCCGAGCGGGAGACGGACGATCTGAAGAAAACCGAGTTTATGGAAGACAAAATCGGGATGGAGTTTGACGGCATTATCAGCTCGGTGACGAACTTCGGCTTGTTCGTTGAGCTGCCGAACACGATCGAAGGCCTGGTGCACGTCAGCTACTTAACCGACGACTATTACCGCTATGACGAGCGCAGTTATGCGATGATCGGCGAGCGGACGGGAAAAATGTACCGCATCGGCGATGAAATCACCGTCCGTGTCATCAACGTCAACAAAGACGAACGGATCGTTGATTTTGAAGTCGTCGGCATGAAAGGACGCCGCCCGCCGAAGGCAAAAGCCGCGCCGGTCGTTATTGAAGGAAAAAAACAAAAGAACGGCAAGCCGAAAGCAGAGGCAAAAGGAAAAACCGGTGCGGGCCGCGCCGCGAAAGCAAAAAAGAAGAAAAAGAAAAAACGGTGA
- the est gene encoding Carboxylesterase, with translation MKIVPPKPFFFEAGERAVLLLHGFTGNSADVRMLGRFLESKGYTCHAPIYKGHGVPPEELVHTGPDDWWQDVMNGYEFLKNKGYEKIAVAGLSLGGVFSLKLGYTVPIEGIVTMCAPMYIKSEETMYEGVLEYAREYKKREGKSEEQIEQEMEKFKQTPMKTLKALQELIADVRDHLDLIYAPTFVVQARHDEMINPDSANIIYNEIESPVKQIKWYEQSGHVITLDQEKDQLHEDIYAFLESLDW, from the coding sequence ATGAAAATTGTTCCGCCGAAGCCGTTTTTCTTTGAAGCCGGGGAGCGGGCGGTGCTGCTGTTGCATGGGTTTACCGGCAATTCCGCTGATGTTCGGATGCTCGGGCGTTTTTTAGAATCCAAAGGCTATACGTGCCATGCGCCGATTTACAAAGGACACGGCGTGCCGCCTGAGGAGCTCGTCCACACCGGGCCGGATGACTGGTGGCAAGATGTCATGAACGGCTACGAGTTTTTGAAAAACAAGGGCTACGAAAAAATCGCCGTCGCCGGACTGTCGCTTGGAGGCGTATTTTCATTGAAATTAGGTTACACTGTACCTATAGAGGGCATTGTGACGATGTGCGCGCCGATGTACATCAAAAGCGAGGAAACGATGTACGAAGGCGTGCTCGAGTATGCGCGCGAGTATAAAAAGCGGGAAGGAAAATCAGAGGAGCAGATCGAACAGGAGATGGAGAAGTTCAAGCAGACGCCGATGAAGACGTTAAAGGCGCTGCAGGAGCTGATCGCCGATGTGCGTGACCATCTTGATTTGATTTATGCCCCGACGTTTGTTGTGCAGGCGCGCCATGATGAGATGATCAACCCGGACAGCGCGAACATCATTTATAACGAAATTGAATCGCCGGTCAAACAAATCAAGTGGTATGAGCAATCAGGCCATGTGATTACGCTTGATCAAGAAAAAGATCAGCTGCATGAAGATATTTATGCATTTCTTGAATCGTTAGATTGGTAA
- a CDS encoding preprotein translocase subunit SecG, with translation MLRQARQLPPTAIYGIVKLLQCRSLEVSSMHALLVTLLVIVSIALIAVVLLQSGRSAGLSGAITGGAEQLFGKQKARGLDAVFQRVTVVLAVLFFVLAILVVYVQPS, from the coding sequence GTGTTGAGACAGGCCCGCCAGTTGCCGCCAACGGCGATCTATGGTATAGTGAAATTATTGCAATGTCGGTCGTTGGAGGTGTCAAGCATGCATGCCTTGCTTGTGACGCTGCTTGTCATTGTGTCGATCGCGCTGATTGCGGTGGTGTTGTTGCAGTCGGGCCGCAGCGCCGGGCTGTCGGGGGCGATCACTGGCGGCGCCGAGCAACTGTTCGGGAAGCAGAAAGCCCGTGGACTCGATGCGGTGTTTCAGCGCGTGACGGTTGTGTTGGCCGTTTTGTTCTTTGTGTTGGCGATTCTTGTTGTTTATGTCCAACCATCATAA
- the mazE_2 gene encoding Antitoxin MazE: MSTVIVQKWGNSLGIRIPKDAADQIGIQQGSEMELHVIENEGIITLKPKRARKKYTLEELLSQITPENRHKEIDFGVEGREWI; the protein is encoded by the coding sequence ATGTCTACTGTCATCGTGCAAAAGTGGGGGAACAGTTTGGGCATCCGCATCCCAAAAGACGCGGCTGACCAAATCGGGATTCAACAAGGTTCTGAAATGGAATTACATGTCATTGAAAACGAAGGAATCATCACATTAAAGCCGAAAAGAGCACGGAAGAAATACACATTGGAAGAGCTACTCTCACAAATTACCCCTGAAAATCGACATAAGGAGATCGATTTTGGGGTAGAAGGGCGTGAGTGGATCTAA
- the mazF_2 gene encoding mRNA interferase MazF, which produces MDLMAADAPERGDFVVLNFHPQAGHEQAGRRIALVLSPQKFNQATGFAVVCPITNQKKGYPFEVDLPKEGILLEGGAPITGVILSTKSNHWIGKLVI; this is translated from the coding sequence GTGGATCTAATGGCCGCAGACGCGCCGGAAAGAGGAGATTTCGTTGTGTTGAACTTCCATCCACAAGCTGGCCATGAACAAGCAGGAAGAAGAATTGCTCTTGTTTTATCTCCACAAAAATTCAATCAAGCAACAGGATTTGCAGTTGTTTGTCCCATCACCAATCAGAAGAAAGGCTATCCGTTTGAAGTGGATTTGCCAAAAGAAGGAATACTCCTTGAAGGCGGCGCTCCCATTACAGGGGTCATTTTATCGACCAAATCAAATCATTGGATTGGAAAGCTCGTCATCTAA
- the pnbA gene encoding Para-nitrobenzyl esterase has protein sequence MEQMIVETRYGRLRGGMKEGVFVWKGIPYAKAPVGERRFLPPEPPEAWDGVREATAFGPVVMQPSDPIFSGLLGRMSEPPSEDGLYLNVWSPAADGKKRPVLVWIHGGAFLFGSGSSPWYDGTAFAKHGDVVVVTINYRMNVFGFLHLGDSFGEAYAQAGNLGILDQVAALRWVKENIAAFGGDPDNVTIFGESAGAASVGVLLSLPEAKGLFRRAMLQSGSGSLLLRSPETAMAMTERILDKAGIRPGDRERLLSIPAEELLRAALSLGSGVMYGPVVDGRVLRRHPIEALRDGAASGIPILIGVTKDEYNLFTLTDPSWTKLGEKELLDRINREVGPVPEEAIRYYKETAEPSAPTWQTWLRIMTYRVFVEGMLRTADAQAAQGADVYMYRFDYETPVFGGQLKACHALELPFVFHNLHQPGVANFVGNRPEREAIANEMHYAWLSFARTGDPNGAHLPEAWPAYTSERKAAFVFSAASHVEDDPFGRERAAWQGR, from the coding sequence ATGGAACAAATGATTGTCGAGACGCGGTATGGGCGGTTGCGCGGCGGGATGAAGGAAGGTGTTTTTGTTTGGAAAGGGATTCCGTACGCGAAAGCGCCGGTCGGTGAGCGCCGGTTTCTGCCGCCGGAGCCGCCTGAGGCATGGGATGGGGTGCGGGAGGCGACTGCCTTCGGTCCTGTCGTGATGCAGCCGTCGGATCCGATTTTCAGCGGATTGCTCGGGCGGATGAGCGAGCCGCCGAGCGAAGACGGGCTGTACCTGAACGTTTGGTCGCCGGCGGCGGATGGGAAGAAGCGGCCGGTGCTCGTCTGGATTCACGGCGGCGCCTTTTTGTTCGGCTCGGGTTCTTCGCCGTGGTATGACGGGACGGCGTTTGCGAAACACGGCGATGTCGTCGTCGTGACGATCAACTACCGAATGAACGTGTTTGGCTTTTTGCATCTCGGTGATTCGTTCGGCGAAGCGTACGCGCAAGCCGGGAATCTCGGCATTTTGGACCAAGTGGCGGCGCTGCGCTGGGTGAAGGAGAACATTGCGGCGTTTGGCGGTGATCCGGACAATGTGACGATTTTCGGTGAATCGGCGGGAGCGGCGAGCGTCGGCGTGCTGTTGTCGCTTCCGGAGGCGAAGGGGCTGTTTCGGCGCGCCATGTTGCAAAGCGGTTCGGGATCGCTTCTTCTCCGTTCGCCGGAGACCGCGATGGCGATGACCGAACGCATTCTCGATAAGGCTGGCATCCGTCCGGGCGACCGCGAACGGCTGTTGTCGATTCCTGCCGAGGAGCTGCTGCGGGCGGCGCTGTCGCTCGGTTCAGGGGTCATGTACGGTCCGGTGGTGGATGGCCGCGTATTGCGCCGCCATCCGATTGAAGCGCTCCGCGACGGGGCGGCCAGCGGCATTCCGATTCTCATCGGCGTGACGAAAGACGAGTACAACTTGTTTACCTTGACGGATCCGTCATGGACAAAGCTTGGCGAAAAGGAACTTCTTGACCGAATCAACCGGGAAGTCGGGCCGGTGCCAGAAGAGGCCATCCGCTATTACAAAGAAACGGCGGAGCCGTCGGCGCCTACTTGGCAAACGTGGCTTCGCATCATGACGTACCGCGTGTTTGTCGAGGGGATGCTGCGGACGGCGGACGCCCAAGCGGCGCAAGGGGCGGATGTGTACATGTACCGCTTTGACTATGAGACGCCGGTGTTCGGCGGCCAGCTGAAAGCATGCCACGCGCTCGAGCTGCCGTTTGTGTTTCACAATCTCCATCAGCCGGGCGTCGCGAATTTCGTCGGCAACCGGCCGGAGCGCGAGGCGATCGCCAATGAAATGCATTACGCTTGGCTCTCGTTCGCCCGCACCGGAGACCCGAACGGTGCTCACTTGCCGGAAGCATGGCCGGCGTATACGAGCGAGCGCAAGGCGGCCTTTGTCTTTTCGGCCGCCAGCCATGTCGAGGACGACCCGTTCGGCCGCGAGCGGGCGGCATGGCAAGGACGCTAG
- the eno gene encoding Enolase, with protein sequence MSAIIDVYAREVLDSRGNPTVEVEVYTEEGGFGRALVPSGASTGEYEAVELRDGDKNRYLGKGVLKAVENVNEVIAPEIIGLEVTDQVAIDRALIELDGTENKSKLGANAILGVSLAVARAAADELGLPLYQYLGGFNAKTLPVPMMNILNGGAHADNNVDIQEFMIMPVGAESFREALRMGAEIFHSLKAVLKAKGYNTAVGDEGGFAPNLKSNEEALQTIIEAIEKAGYKPGEQVMLAMDVASSELYNKEDGKYHLEGEGVVKTSEEMVAWYEELVSKYPIISIEDGLDENDWEGHKLLTERLGKKVQLVGDDLFVTNTKKLAEGIEKGVGNSILIKVNQIGTLTETFDAIEMAKRAGYTAVVSHRSGETEDSTIADIAVATNAGQIKTGAPSRTDRVAKYNQLLRIEDELGHTAIYQGIRSFYNLKK encoded by the coding sequence ATGTCTGCGATTATTGATGTTTACGCCCGCGAAGTGCTCGATTCGCGCGGCAACCCAACCGTAGAAGTGGAAGTGTATACAGAAGAAGGCGGTTTCGGCCGCGCCCTGGTGCCAAGCGGCGCCTCGACTGGGGAATATGAAGCAGTCGAACTGCGCGACGGCGACAAAAACCGCTACCTTGGCAAAGGGGTGTTAAAAGCGGTCGAAAACGTCAACGAAGTGATCGCTCCGGAAATCATCGGCCTTGAAGTGACCGACCAAGTGGCGATCGACCGCGCGTTGATTGAGCTTGACGGCACGGAAAACAAAAGCAAACTTGGCGCCAACGCCATTTTGGGCGTTTCGCTTGCCGTGGCCCGCGCGGCGGCGGACGAGCTTGGCCTGCCGCTGTACCAATACTTAGGAGGCTTTAATGCCAAAACGCTGCCGGTGCCGATGATGAACATTTTAAACGGCGGCGCGCATGCGGACAACAACGTCGACATTCAAGAATTTATGATCATGCCAGTCGGGGCGGAAAGTTTCCGCGAAGCGCTGCGCATGGGGGCGGAAATTTTCCACAGCTTAAAAGCGGTGCTGAAAGCGAAAGGCTACAACACCGCGGTCGGCGATGAAGGCGGCTTCGCCCCGAACTTGAAATCGAACGAAGAAGCGCTGCAAACGATCATCGAAGCGATCGAAAAAGCCGGCTACAAACCGGGCGAACAAGTGATGCTCGCCATGGACGTTGCTTCATCCGAGCTGTACAACAAAGAAGACGGCAAATATCATTTGGAAGGCGAAGGCGTTGTCAAAACGTCGGAAGAAATGGTCGCTTGGTATGAAGAGCTTGTCTCGAAATATCCGATCATCTCGATCGAAGACGGGCTCGATGAAAACGATTGGGAAGGCCATAAACTGCTGACCGAGCGGCTCGGCAAAAAAGTGCAGCTTGTCGGCGACGACTTGTTCGTCACGAACACGAAAAAACTGGCCGAAGGCATTGAAAAAGGCGTCGGCAACTCGATTTTGATCAAAGTGAACCAAATCGGCACGCTCACCGAAACGTTTGACGCCATCGAAATGGCGAAACGCGCCGGCTACACGGCTGTCGTCTCGCACCGCTCCGGCGAAACGGAAGACAGCACGATCGCGGACATCGCCGTCGCCACCAACGCCGGCCAAATCAAAACGGGCGCGCCGTCGCGCACCGACCGCGTCGCGAAATACAACCAGCTGCTCCGCATTGAAGATGAACTCGGCCACACGGCCATTTACCAAGGCATCCGTTCGTTCTACAATTTGAAAAAATAA
- the gpmI gene encoding 2,3-bisphosphoglycerate-independent phosphoglycerate mutase gives MSKRPVALIILDGFALREETYGNAVAQAHKPNFDRYWNEYPHTTLKACGEAVGLPEGQMGNSEVGHLNIGAGRIVYQSLTRVNIAIREGEFDRNETFLAAMNHVKEHGTSLHLFGLLSDGGVHSHIHHLYALLRLAAKEGVKRVYIHGFLDGRDVGPQTAPQYIKELQEKIKEYGVGEIATLSGRYYSMDRDKRWDRVEKAYRAMVYGEGPTYRDPLECIEDSYQHGIYDEFVLPSVIVREDGRPVATIQDNDAIIFYNFRPDRAIQISNTFTNEDFREFDRGPKHPKHLFFVCLTHFSETVKGYVAFKPTNLDNTLGEVLSQHGLRQLRIAETEKYPHVTFFISGGREEKFPGEDRILINSPKVATYDLKPEMSAYEVTDALLKEIAADKYDAIILNYANPDMVGHSGKLEPTIKAVEAVDECLGKVVDAILAKGGIAIITADHGNADEVLTPDGKPQTAHTTNPVPVIVTKKGIKLRDGGILGDLAPTMLDLLGLPQPNEMTGKSLIVK, from the coding sequence ATGAGTAAACGACCGGTTGCGCTCATCATTTTGGACGGGTTTGCGCTGCGCGAGGAAACGTACGGCAATGCGGTTGCCCAAGCTCACAAGCCCAATTTTGACCGCTATTGGAACGAATACCCGCACACAACGCTCAAGGCATGCGGCGAGGCGGTCGGGCTTCCGGAAGGGCAGATGGGCAACTCTGAGGTCGGACACTTGAACATCGGCGCCGGGCGCATTGTATACCAAAGCTTAACGCGGGTCAACATTGCCATCCGCGAAGGCGAGTTTGACCGGAATGAAACGTTTTTGGCAGCGATGAACCATGTGAAAGAGCATGGGACAAGCTTGCATTTGTTTGGTCTGCTGTCCGACGGCGGGGTGCACAGCCATATTCACCATTTGTACGCCCTCTTGCGCTTAGCGGCGAAAGAAGGCGTGAAGCGCGTGTACATCCACGGCTTTTTGGACGGCCGCGACGTCGGCCCGCAAACGGCGCCGCAATACATCAAAGAACTGCAGGAAAAAATCAAGGAGTACGGCGTCGGTGAAATCGCGACGTTGTCGGGCCGCTACTACTCGATGGACCGCGACAAGCGGTGGGACCGCGTCGAGAAGGCGTACCGGGCGATGGTGTACGGCGAAGGCCCGACGTACCGCGATCCGCTTGAGTGCATCGAAGATTCGTACCAACACGGCATTTACGACGAGTTCGTCCTGCCGTCGGTCATCGTCCGCGAAGACGGCCGGCCGGTGGCGACGATTCAAGACAACGACGCGATTATTTTCTACAACTTCCGCCCCGACCGGGCGATTCAAATTTCGAACACGTTTACGAATGAAGATTTCCGCGAATTTGACCGCGGCCCGAAACATCCGAAGCATTTGTTCTTTGTCTGCTTGACCCATTTCAGCGAAACGGTGAAAGGGTACGTGGCGTTCAAGCCGACGAACTTGGACAACACGCTCGGGGAAGTGCTGTCGCAGCACGGCTTGCGCCAGCTGCGCATCGCCGAGACCGAAAAATACCCGCACGTGACGTTTTTCATCAGCGGCGGCCGCGAAGAGAAATTTCCAGGCGAAGACCGGATTTTGATCAACTCGCCGAAAGTGGCGACGTATGACTTGAAGCCGGAAATGAGCGCCTATGAAGTGACAGACGCGCTGCTGAAAGAGATTGCAGCTGACAAGTACGACGCGATCATCTTGAACTACGCCAACCCGGATATGGTCGGCCACTCGGGCAAGCTTGAGCCGACGATCAAGGCGGTGGAAGCCGTGGACGAATGCCTCGGCAAAGTCGTCGACGCCATTTTGGCCAAAGGCGGCATCGCCATCATCACCGCCGACCACGGCAACGCCGATGAAGTGTTGACGCCGGACGGTAAGCCGCAAACGGCGCATACAACGAATCCGGTGCCGGTGATCGTGACGAAAAAAGGCATCAAGCTGAGAGACGGCGGCATTTTAGGAGATTTGGCGCCGACGATGCTTGATTTGCTCGGTTTGCCGCAGCCGAACGAAATGACAGGGAAATCGTTGATTGTCAAATAA